One genomic segment of Amycolatopsis sp. WQ 127309 includes these proteins:
- a CDS encoding NUDIX domain-containing protein yields the protein MNKWDIPRSAVAVDLTVLTVRDRSLQVLVVTRANPPFQDRIALPGGFLEDGEDLDQAAHRELAEETGLNGADLAIRQLRSYGAPDRDPRGRVVSVNYVALMPDLPLPVAGGDAKAAHWVPVQDVLSDPDKLAFDHHRLLIDAVDYARSQLSATTLATKFCPPEFTIAQLREVYEIVWDVELDPSNFHRKVTGSRGFLIPTGTRAEGTGGRPAKLYRAGTGIRLHPALLRDSVTDEPHDTATSSRRAGKAPNRR from the coding sequence GTGAACAAGTGGGACATCCCCCGCAGCGCTGTCGCAGTCGACCTGACAGTGCTAACAGTTCGGGACCGCAGCCTCCAAGTCCTCGTGGTTACGCGAGCCAACCCTCCTTTTCAGGACCGGATCGCCTTACCTGGCGGTTTCTTGGAGGACGGCGAGGATCTCGACCAGGCCGCGCACCGTGAACTGGCCGAGGAGACTGGCTTGAACGGTGCCGATCTTGCCATTCGCCAGCTAAGAAGCTACGGAGCGCCCGATCGTGATCCACGCGGGCGTGTAGTGTCGGTGAACTATGTCGCGCTGATGCCCGACCTCCCACTACCCGTTGCCGGCGGGGATGCCAAAGCCGCGCATTGGGTTCCCGTTCAGGATGTTCTCTCCGATCCGGACAAGCTCGCGTTCGATCACCACCGATTGCTCATCGATGCGGTCGACTACGCCCGCAGCCAACTGTCCGCCACGACTCTCGCAACGAAATTCTGTCCTCCGGAGTTCACGATTGCGCAGCTGCGCGAAGTGTACGAGATCGTCTGGGATGTCGAGCTCGATCCATCGAACTTTCATCGCAAGGTCACCGGCTCACGCGGATTCCTTATACCGACAGGAACTCGAGCAGAAGGGACCGGAGGACGCCCGGCCAAGCTCTACCGCGCCGGAACCGGGATCCGGCTGCACCCGGCCCTTCTTCGCGACTCGGTGACCGACGAGCCGCATGACACCGCTACATCATCACGCAGAGCAGGAAAGGCGCCGAATCGCCGATGA
- a CDS encoding ATP-dependent endonuclease, translated as MDEPDAYLSNAGQQDLLRVLENFAVSDSGVRRDQVVYVTHSPFLINKNAAHRLRVFDKGTQEEGTRVVKDVARTHYEPLRSSLGAYVAETAFISGKNLIVEGVADQVLLAGMSNALRAGGYPSASLLDLNEVTIVPAGSADSVPYIAYLARGRDPMKPPCVALLDGDIDGERAAEKLRRSDVNRRPVLDQKYIVRLGVWAASQSPEITGASNFGKIVEIEDLIPPRIAILAARRYAVQVIGSDVEASEVLKEVDLKARVESSSRPLWDELRELFSDKMNGETIDKVGFAREVVAYVEGLDRNEPRPVGVPALEENFTKLLGELTSLLDSAAIEEAERRRSKRMGRVIRSFIEDYQEGATRSLADARLREIEAALADIASHDVVRQKISSIRRDFHLRQEPNKPIEDYANFTDRLRGLLVQERLASQSSDNE; from the coding sequence ATGGATGAGCCGGACGCGTATCTATCTAACGCTGGGCAGCAGGATTTGTTGCGCGTTCTGGAGAACTTCGCCGTTTCTGACAGCGGCGTACGGCGTGATCAAGTTGTTTATGTCACCCATTCACCTTTTCTGATCAACAAGAATGCAGCTCATCGTCTTCGTGTTTTCGATAAAGGAACTCAAGAAGAGGGGACCAGGGTGGTAAAAGACGTCGCGCGTACACACTATGAACCACTGCGCTCCTCTCTTGGGGCTTACGTTGCCGAGACCGCTTTCATAAGTGGAAAGAACCTCATTGTCGAGGGTGTTGCAGATCAGGTGCTGTTGGCTGGAATGTCAAACGCGCTTCGTGCTGGGGGGTATCCCTCGGCTAGTCTTCTCGATCTGAACGAAGTTACAATTGTTCCAGCGGGGAGTGCGGATAGCGTGCCGTACATCGCTTACCTTGCGCGAGGGCGGGATCCGATGAAGCCGCCTTGTGTTGCATTGCTTGACGGGGACATCGACGGTGAGCGGGCTGCCGAAAAATTGCGAAGGAGTGACGTCAATAGAAGGCCGGTGCTCGATCAAAAATACATCGTAAGATTAGGTGTGTGGGCCGCTTCGCAGAGCCCGGAAATTACTGGCGCTTCAAACTTTGGAAAGATCGTCGAAATTGAAGACTTGATCCCGCCCCGCATTGCTATTCTCGCCGCCCGTCGCTATGCGGTCCAGGTTATTGGCTCTGACGTGGAGGCGTCTGAGGTACTTAAGGAAGTTGATTTAAAGGCAAGAGTCGAGTCGTCGAGCCGGCCACTCTGGGATGAACTACGCGAGCTATTTTCAGATAAGATGAACGGCGAAACTATAGACAAAGTGGGTTTTGCGAGGGAGGTAGTCGCATATGTTGAAGGATTAGATCGCAACGAGCCACGCCCGGTTGGGGTCCCTGCTTTGGAGGAGAACTTCACCAAGTTGCTCGGGGAGCTAACTTCTCTTCTCGATTCGGCTGCTATCGAGGAAGCTGAGCGTCGCCGCTCTAAGCGAATGGGCCGCGTCATTCGAAGCTTCATTGAAGACTATCAAGAGGGTGCGACGCGATCTCTGGCTGATGCTCGCCTGCGAGAAATTGAAGCAGCCCTTGCTGATATTGCATCTCACGACGTTGTTCGACAAAAAATCTCAAGTATCCGGCGTGACTTTCATCTTCGACAAGAGCCAAATAAACCTATTGAAGATTATGCAAACTTCACGGATAGGCTACGGGGATTACTGGTTCAAGAACGTTTAGCGAGTCAAAGTTCAGATAATGAATGA
- a CDS encoding ATP-binding protein gives MYVRFFKSFNFDYERRAKENAQRHDWEQLEEGWYPHVRLNVDPEVTAVVGANESGKSHLLDAIECIVGIKSVRRSDFCRHSQLYSIETHEIRLPDVGAEFIISSQSEASTLAEFGVGASPGQRFLFMRPGAGRPFVSLGNERVELDDDELKIVEDIFPRVIRFSTKVAIPDSVPISTLWGGNSGALSDRRTRSRFIDMAETVRASDANEFGPFVPKFLEFFSSRGTAAVDSAKKQKERDERELARKLLVDVARVDPEIFKDLQEAISAGNEGDVSGLVGKINQSLSRHLNLSRWWTQDNDFALRVSPRERELVLRFRIELKASTHSLSAVEGSRTSWRTLCNCARTAETLLDLKYS, from the coding sequence GTGTACGTTCGCTTCTTTAAGTCGTTCAACTTCGACTATGAGCGACGCGCCAAAGAAAATGCTCAACGTCATGACTGGGAGCAGTTGGAGGAGGGCTGGTATCCGCATGTTCGCTTGAATGTGGATCCAGAGGTTACAGCAGTAGTTGGCGCAAACGAGTCTGGAAAAAGTCATCTCCTTGATGCAATAGAATGCATTGTTGGAATAAAGAGTGTTCGGCGCAGTGATTTCTGTCGTCACTCTCAGCTCTATTCGATAGAGACCCATGAAATCAGGCTTCCCGATGTGGGTGCAGAATTCATCATCTCATCGCAGTCGGAAGCTAGTACGCTTGCTGAATTTGGAGTAGGCGCTAGTCCTGGGCAAAGATTCCTCTTCATGCGCCCGGGTGCTGGCAGGCCTTTCGTTAGCCTGGGCAACGAGAGGGTCGAACTTGACGACGATGAACTGAAGATTGTTGAGGATATTTTTCCTCGCGTAATTCGATTCTCTACGAAAGTCGCCATACCTGACAGTGTGCCGATCTCGACCCTTTGGGGTGGTAACAGCGGCGCTCTGAGCGACCGGCGTACGCGAAGCCGATTCATTGATATGGCTGAAACCGTTCGGGCGTCGGATGCCAATGAGTTCGGCCCGTTCGTTCCAAAGTTCCTTGAGTTCTTCTCGTCTCGTGGAACTGCTGCTGTTGATTCTGCAAAGAAGCAGAAAGAACGAGACGAACGCGAATTGGCAAGAAAGCTGCTAGTCGACGTTGCTCGTGTCGATCCGGAGATCTTCAAGGATCTCCAGGAAGCCATCTCTGCTGGAAACGAAGGCGATGTGAGCGGCCTGGTCGGGAAGATAAATCAGTCTTTGAGTCGTCATCTGAACCTATCTCGTTGGTGGACTCAAGATAATGATTTCGCGCTGCGCGTATCGCCTCGCGAGCGCGAATTGGTTTTACGATTCAGGATAGAACTGAAAGCGAGTACTCATTCGCTGAGCGCAGTCGAGGGCTCACGCACTTCTTGGCGTACTTTGTGCAATTGCGCGCGCACCGCCGAGACCCTGCTCGATCTGAAATACTCTTGA
- a CDS encoding Scr1 family TA system antitoxin-like transcriptional regulator yields the protein MPKPIIRPPATVAVSSSLRDARKRRGIGLRRLADKIGVHPATLSAWELGIKVAPVTSVAWILGYLRVESAEYDRVMALAPHAGDANLVDQSDPQLGHLLWTYEQISSRVVEWAPSCIPELLQTRAYAERVLDKAVMPDDRRDMDLLSRQVRQQALNDGSRHHVFLITEQALHGMDDLHKEQIGHLRVVAQLKHVTVRFMLSTETALKSIGAFTLFEDRSDPIAVLLRHHHCNTYLTDRTMLSRYHGTARALLRRAFGELASTSVLSAPALIEATQ from the coding sequence ATGCCCAAGCCGATCATTCGTCCACCTGCCACTGTCGCCGTCAGCAGCAGCCTGCGCGACGCGCGCAAGCGCCGTGGAATTGGCCTGCGGAGGCTTGCGGACAAGATCGGCGTTCACCCCGCGACACTCTCGGCGTGGGAGCTGGGCATCAAAGTCGCACCGGTGACGTCCGTGGCGTGGATCCTCGGGTACCTCCGGGTCGAGTCGGCCGAGTACGACCGAGTGATGGCGCTCGCCCCGCACGCCGGCGACGCGAACCTGGTCGACCAGTCTGACCCGCAACTGGGGCATCTGCTGTGGACATACGAACAGATCTCCAGCCGCGTCGTGGAGTGGGCACCGTCGTGCATTCCGGAGCTTCTCCAGACGCGGGCGTATGCCGAACGAGTACTCGACAAGGCTGTGATGCCGGACGACCGCAGGGACATGGACCTGCTGAGCCGCCAAGTCCGCCAGCAAGCACTGAATGACGGGAGCCGTCACCACGTGTTCCTGATTACTGAACAGGCGCTACACGGTATGGACGACCTGCACAAGGAGCAGATCGGGCACCTTCGCGTGGTAGCGCAGCTCAAGCACGTGACCGTCCGCTTCATGTTGTCAACGGAGACCGCACTGAAGTCGATCGGCGCCTTCACACTTTTCGAGGATCGATCCGATCCGATTGCCGTGCTGCTTAGACACCACCACTGCAACACCTACCTGACCGACCGGACGATGCTAAGCCGCTACCACGGCACGGCAAGGGCACTGCTACGGCGCGCGTTCGGTGAGCTGGCGAGCACCTCTGTCTTGAGCGCGCCCGCACTGATTGAGGCGACGCAGTGA
- a CDS encoding MarR family transcriptional regulator: MTPISPPSRMDLDALLLQPVRLFIACLLADTSWRSQLAVQQALGLPAPDLELHIEFLRAAGYLQCRAEPRELRLTPLGLDRLLEHIGALNTVAATAGALVAEVRAALPTENSP, translated from the coding sequence ATGACGCCGATCTCGCCCCCGTCGCGTATGGACCTCGACGCGCTGTTGCTCCAGCCGGTCCGCCTGTTCATCGCCTGCCTGCTGGCCGACACCAGCTGGCGTTCGCAACTCGCCGTTCAGCAGGCATTAGGGCTTCCCGCGCCCGATCTCGAACTGCACATCGAGTTCCTGCGCGCGGCTGGCTACCTCCAGTGCCGCGCCGAACCTCGCGAACTCCGCCTGACCCCGCTAGGCCTAGACCGCCTGTTGGAGCACATCGGCGCGCTAAATACGGTCGCGGCAACAGCCGGTGCTCTCGTCGCTGAGGTGCGAGCTGCGCTCCCCACCGAGAACTCGCCCTGA
- a CDS encoding helix-turn-helix domain-containing protein: protein MPIGRRRDGLISARKVAGLTQEGLADVLHVDRSTVARWEAGDYVPLPYLWPKLANVLGRSRDELQALIGPSAVTREFSPDDSFEPVFTWLDRHAGWPLGRAREQVYASAVASSRNRQNPLRSVIADALDDYYAPPTSDHRPYVARCGQVEVTTSVLTRPAWLDLACSLTPTSEHTAFEGGRARPSAVVDERAAVQRLADAAAGGIRITDVPLYRLLEVDPQPGALRAKVGIASFVEYALGVDLLERELIEHLASGRSARPGHMPLRDRQLPDVSAVLDLPGRLCAGGVLALTAIARPADPFRGGADFVLLVQKRSTKVVNTANRLSVIPKSFHGPLADQRADARIGATLRRELEEELFGRTDVDRSAGDLRVADPMHPTRLSAPMRWLTEQPGRLRMECTGFGLNLVSGNYEFASLVVIEDEEFWPQFGGDVEANWEAAGLQQYSTLDGDLVTELIGDENWSNEGLFAFLQGLRRLAEIGGDRVKIPAVELSC from the coding sequence ATGCCCATAGGGCGACGTCGTGACGGGCTGATCTCAGCTCGCAAGGTCGCCGGCCTCACCCAGGAGGGTCTGGCGGACGTGCTGCACGTCGACCGCTCGACCGTTGCTCGCTGGGAGGCGGGCGACTACGTGCCACTCCCCTACCTCTGGCCGAAGCTCGCGAACGTGCTCGGTCGTTCACGAGACGAGTTGCAGGCCCTGATCGGTCCGAGCGCCGTCACGCGGGAGTTCAGCCCCGACGACTCGTTCGAGCCGGTGTTCACATGGCTCGATCGGCACGCGGGGTGGCCGTTGGGGAGAGCCCGTGAGCAGGTGTACGCGAGCGCAGTCGCCTCATCTCGGAACCGGCAGAATCCGCTGCGAAGCGTCATCGCGGATGCCCTGGATGACTACTACGCGCCGCCGACCAGCGACCACCGGCCCTACGTCGCGCGCTGCGGTCAGGTGGAGGTGACCACCAGCGTCCTTACGCGGCCAGCGTGGCTGGATCTCGCCTGCTCGCTGACGCCCACGAGCGAGCACACCGCCTTCGAGGGCGGCAGAGCGAGGCCATCGGCGGTAGTCGATGAGCGAGCTGCGGTGCAGCGTCTCGCGGACGCAGCAGCGGGCGGCATTCGGATCACCGACGTTCCCCTCTACCGGCTGCTCGAGGTCGACCCGCAGCCCGGAGCACTGCGGGCGAAGGTCGGGATCGCGTCGTTTGTCGAATACGCGCTTGGCGTCGACCTGCTGGAACGCGAATTGATCGAGCACTTGGCGAGCGGTCGCAGCGCCCGTCCAGGGCACATGCCACTCCGCGACCGCCAGCTGCCCGACGTGTCCGCGGTGCTCGACCTGCCCGGCCGTCTCTGCGCGGGTGGCGTGCTGGCGTTGACAGCGATCGCGCGCCCGGCGGACCCGTTCCGTGGTGGCGCCGACTTCGTGCTGCTGGTGCAGAAGAGGTCAACAAAGGTCGTGAACACGGCCAATCGTCTGTCGGTGATCCCGAAAAGCTTCCACGGGCCGCTCGCGGACCAGCGGGCAGACGCCCGGATCGGAGCTACCCTGCGCCGCGAGCTTGAGGAGGAGCTGTTCGGCAGGACGGACGTCGACCGGTCCGCCGGAGATCTCCGGGTCGCCGACCCCATGCATCCGACCAGGCTTTCCGCGCCGATGCGGTGGTTGACCGAGCAGCCGGGACGGCTGCGGATGGAGTGCACCGGGTTCGGGCTCAACCTGGTCAGCGGGAACTACGAGTTCGCCAGCCTGGTCGTGATCGAGGATGAGGAGTTCTGGCCGCAGTTCGGTGGCGACGTTGAGGCGAACTGGGAGGCGGCCGGCCTACAGCAGTATTCGACGCTCGACGGTGACTTGGTCACCGAACTGATCGGTGACGAAAACTGGAGCAACGAAGGACTGTTCGCGTTTCTCCAGGGGTTACGTCGGCTCGCCGAGATCGGCGGTGATCGGGTGAAGATTCCCGCCGTCGAATTAAGTTGCTGA
- a CDS encoding signal peptidase I yields MSDGWTAGNANEDAAGTRGWLVGHFIDPSQGVRASKDVEVKWANHPAGDKRPEWTSDDQRTTLVMLISGEFRVEVTGGGKIMTRQGDYVMWGPGIDHSWEALANSVVLTVRWPSAT; encoded by the coding sequence GTGAGCGACGGTTGGACCGCCGGCAATGCCAACGAAGACGCGGCCGGCACGCGCGGCTGGCTGGTCGGCCACTTCATCGACCCGTCGCAGGGCGTCCGAGCCTCCAAGGACGTCGAAGTCAAGTGGGCCAACCATCCCGCGGGGGACAAGCGCCCCGAGTGGACCTCCGACGACCAGCGAACAACGCTGGTGATGCTGATCTCCGGCGAGTTCCGTGTAGAGGTCACCGGCGGTGGCAAGATTATGACACGCCAGGGTGACTACGTGATGTGGGGACCGGGCATCGACCATTCTTGGGAAGCGTTGGCGAATTCGGTCGTCCTGACCGTTCGCTGGCCCTCAGCAACTTAA
- a CDS encoding transcriptional regulator, with translation MSGVGGWTGRSASALQSALRLSNEKFAEKLGIGARTVASWHQKPDLRPQSEMQQVLDTAYERASDAERARFAELTGDGPAAHTRPDTREADRRLAADPHIGAALEWLDQHAYRSPGAARRAVAEQAARVDAQEAYARATRRGWVDQRAVTDALAEYYGRRHGDHGLYAGSCGEQAVNTSILTCADWLDLACELRPPRDGLTIASARPDAREVLDEHATSAAVNRLAETVAMNTRLMNAPLYRLLSTDIRERHLGGTFGVDHFVHYALTMDLLEGELLDALAAGDTTSLPLRDRYLPDVGAVLDVGGRLCAGGALALTAIARPADPYRGEADYVLLVQERSGHVLNATRRLAVIPKGFHQSLTDVRRETQIGATLRREMEEELFGRPDADNTVADTLTADPMHPTRLTEPMRWLLAEPGRLRMECTGFGLNLVSGNYEFASLIVIDNEEFWTRYGGVVEANWESATLRQYSTTDAELVTELLSDVAWSNEGLFAMTQGLRRLAEIGGERVKLPAIEWEIGQ, from the coding sequence ATGAGCGGGGTAGGCGGCTGGACCGGACGGTCAGCGTCGGCGCTGCAATCCGCGTTGCGGCTGAGCAATGAGAAATTCGCCGAGAAGCTCGGAATCGGCGCGCGTACGGTCGCGTCCTGGCACCAGAAGCCAGATCTTCGCCCGCAGTCAGAGATGCAACAGGTCCTCGACACCGCGTATGAGCGAGCGTCGGACGCCGAGCGAGCCCGCTTCGCCGAGCTGACCGGCGACGGGCCGGCCGCCCACACCAGGCCGGACACGAGGGAAGCCGACCGACGACTTGCCGCGGACCCCCACATCGGCGCGGCTCTCGAATGGCTCGACCAGCACGCCTACCGGAGCCCTGGCGCCGCACGCCGCGCCGTCGCCGAGCAGGCCGCGCGCGTCGACGCGCAGGAGGCGTACGCCCGGGCCACTCGCCGCGGGTGGGTCGACCAACGCGCCGTGACCGACGCACTCGCCGAGTACTACGGTCGACGTCACGGTGACCACGGCTTGTATGCCGGAAGCTGCGGCGAGCAGGCCGTGAACACTAGCATCCTGACCTGCGCTGATTGGCTCGATCTGGCGTGCGAGCTACGCCCGCCGCGCGACGGGCTCACGATCGCGAGCGCCCGGCCAGACGCGCGGGAAGTGCTCGACGAGCACGCGACGAGTGCAGCGGTTAACCGGCTGGCCGAGACGGTGGCCATGAATACGCGGCTCATGAACGCGCCGCTCTACCGGCTGCTGAGCACGGACATCCGTGAACGCCACCTCGGCGGCACGTTCGGCGTGGACCACTTCGTCCACTACGCCCTGACGATGGACCTGCTCGAAGGCGAGCTGCTCGACGCGCTCGCGGCCGGCGACACGACGTCGCTGCCCCTTCGTGATCGCTACCTCCCGGACGTCGGCGCCGTCCTGGACGTCGGCGGCCGACTCTGCGCAGGCGGAGCCCTCGCCTTGACGGCCATCGCGCGGCCAGCCGACCCGTACCGCGGCGAAGCGGACTACGTGCTCTTGGTCCAGGAACGCTCCGGCCACGTACTCAACGCCACGCGCCGGCTCGCCGTCATCCCAAAGGGCTTCCACCAGTCGCTCACCGACGTACGGCGGGAAACCCAGATCGGCGCGACCCTGCGGCGAGAGATGGAAGAGGAGCTGTTCGGCCGGCCGGACGCCGACAACACCGTCGCCGACACGCTGACCGCGGACCCGATGCACCCGACCAGGCTCACGGAGCCGATGCGCTGGCTCCTCGCCGAGCCCGGCCGGTTGCGCATGGAGTGCACCGGGTTCGGCCTGAACCTCGTGAGCGGGAACTATGAGTTCGCCAGCCTCATCGTCATCGACAACGAAGAATTCTGGACACGCTATGGCGGAGTGGTCGAAGCAAACTGGGAATCCGCGACTCTTCGTCAGTATTCGACTACCGATGCGGAACTCGTCACCGAGTTGTTGAGTGATGTAGCGTGGAGCAACGAAGGACTGTTCGCCATGACGCAAGGGCTTCGGCGCCTTGCGGAAATCGGCGGAGAGCGCGTAAAACTGCCCGCGATCGAATGGGAGATAGGCCAGTGA
- a CDS encoding helix-turn-helix domain-containing protein — MTEDWTAVAKAINMRVNELGWRQRELAERSHVSQAIVRELQHHTVERRRSARTLEALSTTLGWHPQHLLAVLQNRTPPHPDEPADDGHELWSRLDVLEQRLAEITDRLEDVQTSLATVVEHVKPKR, encoded by the coding sequence GTGACGGAGGACTGGACGGCAGTCGCCAAGGCCATCAACATGCGCGTGAACGAACTCGGCTGGCGACAACGCGAGCTGGCCGAGCGGTCGCACGTGTCGCAGGCGATCGTGCGCGAGCTCCAGCACCACACAGTTGAGCGCCGCCGGAGCGCGCGCACGCTCGAAGCGCTGTCGACGACGCTGGGCTGGCACCCGCAGCATCTGCTGGCCGTGCTGCAAAACCGCACCCCGCCGCACCCGGACGAGCCGGCCGACGACGGCCACGAGCTGTGGTCCCGCCTGGACGTGCTGGAACAGCGCCTGGCCGAGATCACCGACCGGCTGGAGGACGTCCAAACGAGCCTCGCGACGGTGGTTGAACACGTGAAGCCGAAGCGTTAG
- a CDS encoding helix-turn-helix domain-containing protein, whose amino-acid sequence MNSHITFHTIREAAWLLGVSRAAVSRAIRTRELRATRCRSGLRVSSTELARLLGSRQAGGAA is encoded by the coding sequence ATGAACTCGCACATCACTTTTCACACCATTCGAGAAGCGGCCTGGCTGCTCGGCGTCTCCCGCGCTGCGGTGAGCCGGGCGATCCGGACACGCGAGCTGCGCGCCACCCGGTGCCGTTCCGGGCTCCGTGTGTCGTCGACCGAGCTGGCCCGTCTGCTCGGGTCGCGTCAGGCCGGAGGTGCCGCATGA
- a CDS encoding WhiB family transcriptional regulator — protein sequence MSADDLQLIGIAWRLDRLRWVPTEVLTDVVTSEGVCMWPPPDDGPPDADSDGELAGRLCGGCPVRDECLELELRTAGLDTVGVWGGMTDDDRRALHPVWLRRGERTDRGAR from the coding sequence ATGAGCGCCGACGACCTGCAGTTGATTGGGATCGCCTGGCGGCTGGACCGGCTGCGCTGGGTTCCGACCGAGGTCCTGACTGACGTCGTGACCAGCGAAGGAGTCTGCATGTGGCCCCCGCCTGACGACGGGCCACCCGACGCTGACAGTGACGGCGAGCTGGCCGGGCGGCTGTGCGGCGGGTGCCCCGTCCGGGACGAGTGCCTGGAACTGGAGTTGCGGACGGCCGGCCTCGACACCGTCGGCGTCTGGGGCGGGATGACCGACGACGACCGGCGCGCGCTGCACCCCGTCTGGTTGCGGCGCGGTGAGCGGACCGATCGGGGTGCGCGATGA